GGAGCCCAGCAGGCCCAGGCGGCCGGCGCCGAGGCCCTTGCCGGTCGTGGCGCCGTCCGCGGGCGCGGGCGCCTGCGACGTGGTGGTGGGAGCGCTCATGCGGCACCCCCGGCGGCGGTGGCGGCCGTGGCGGCCTCGGCGGGCCGGGGCACGACGAGCATCGGCACCGGGAGGTGGCGCAGCATGCGCGCGGCGGTGGTGCCGAGGAACGTGCGGCGCCCGGTGGCGAGCCGCGAGGAGCCGACGAGCAGCAGGCTGCCCGGCTCCCAGGCGACGGAGTCGATGGCGTGTCTCATGGAGCGTCCTTGCCCGATCTCGATGGTGACGACGGTGTCAGGGGTGGTCCGGGGGTCGGCGGTGACGGCCTCGGCGGTCCGGCGGACCAGGTCCTCGGCGCGCCGGCGTGCCTCGGCGCCGGCCCCGTGGTGCTCGTCGACGTCCACGAGGGACACGAGGTGCAGCGGCACCTCGGCCCGCAGGGCGGTGCGCACCGCCTCGTCGACGACGAGCTGCGCCCCCGGTCGGGTGCCGACGGCACAGTACACCGCCCGCAGGGTCCCGGCGGACCGGTACCGGGGCGGGGTGAGGAGCACCGGCACGGGGGAGGCGTGGAGCAGGTGGGTCGCGACGGGACCCACCGTGAAGGCCGACGCGGGGCCGCCCGAGGCGGTCCCGACGACGACGAGCGAGGCGTCGAGCTCGACGGCGGCGTCGATCACGCCCTGGGCGATCGAGCGGTCCCGGCGCAGGTGGGTGCGCACCACGACGTCGTCGCCGACGACGTCGCGGGCCTCGGCCAGCCAGTCGCGGGCGCGCTCCTCGGTGAGCGGGCCGACGTCCCCGACGGGCGGGTAGGGCGCCCCGAACGGGTCGTCGGTGCGCACGACGAGGACGACGTCGATCTCGGCGCCGACCGAGCGTGCGACGTCGGCCGTCAGGGTGAGCGCGTCCTGGCTGCGGGAGTCGCCGCCGTAGGCGACGACGAGGCGGGCGGTCACGCGGCCCGGGCCGCGGCCGGCTCGCCGAGCTCGGCGAGCAGCGTCTCGGCGACGGCGCGGCCGGAGCGCAGGGCGCCGTCGACGTGCTGGTAGCCCTCGGCGGCGAGGTCGGAGCACGCCCAGTGGATGGGACCCACGGGGGCGGCCTGGTCGGCGCCGTAGCGGTGCAGCCCGCCGAGGTCGAAGCTCGCGGCGTAGGCGCCGCGGGTCCACTCCTCGGAGCCCCAGTCGGACTCGAAGTAGACCTCGGGCTCGAGGGCGGCGTCACCGAGGTACTCGGCGATCCCGGCGAGGATCGCGGCGCGGCGCTCGTCCGCGCTCAGGCGGAACATCGCGTCGGCCTTCTCGTCGGACACGAACCCGACCAGGGTGCCGCGGGTGTCGCCGTGGTTGGTGTTGTCGTACACCTCCTGGACGAGGCGGCCGGCCCCGAAGCAGGTGCCGGACAGCCCGTCCTCGCGCCAGAACGGCGTCGGGTAGACGGCGTGCACCTTGATGACCAGTCCGAGCGACAGGTGCTGGTGGAGCTGGTGCTGGCGGCGGGGCAGCGGCGGCTCGAACGAGACGCGCGAGTACAGGTTCGGCGGGACCGCCATGACGACGCGGCGGGCGCGCACGACGACGCGGTCGGAGACGACGGTGACGCCCTCGTCGTCGCGCCGCACGGTACGCACCGGGGTGGACAGGTGGACGTCGTCGCCGAGCTCGGCGGCCATGGCGAGCGAGACGGACTGCATGCCGCCGACGACGCGGCGGTCGAGGATGAAGTCCTCGTCGACGAGGTGCGAGAAGGAGCCCGCGGAGGCGGCCATGAGGACGGCCTGGAGCGCGGAGAACGCGTGGGCGGGCTTGGTGAGCATGCCGCCGGCGATGAAGAGGCCGATGTTGTCGCAGGCCTCGGCGTCGTCGGACTGGCTCCGCAGCCAGTGGTGGAACGAGATCGTGTCGAGCTCGCGGGCGAGCGGGTGCGCCCAGGGCTCGCGGACGCCGATCTCGGCGACGAGGCCGTCGAGGATCTCGATGAGCCTCTCCATCTCGGCGGCGGTGGTCTCGCCGACGGGGAACCGGTCGCCGGTGTAGCGGGTGCGGGTGCCGTCGGCGCCGACGTAGACGGACTCGCCGTCGCGGTAGCGCGGGTAGGTCTCCTTGCCGAGCTCGTCGAGGAGGCCGAGGAGCTCGGTCTGGTCGGGGGAGACCCACTGGCCGCCGATCTCGAGCCAGGCGCCGTCGACGGTGTCGCTCCAGGTGCGGCCGCCGACGCGGTCGCGGGCCTCGAGGACAGCGACGCTGCGGCCGGCGCGGGCGAGGCGGCGGGCGGCCATGAGGCCGGCGGGGCCGGCGCCGACGACGACGACGTCGCGCTCCAGCTCGAGGGGGGTGTGCTCGCGGGTGGCGTGGGTGTCCATGGCCTCTTCCTGCGTCGGCGAAGGTTTATGAATGACAGTCATTAAGGACCGGCGGGGGCCGATCCGTCAAGACCTGCGTCACACCCCCGTGCCGCCGAGGGATCGTGAGATCGTGTCCTGCGTGACGAACGACGAGGTCCCCACGCAGGTCGCGACGGACTCCGCACCCCGCCCCCGGGCGCGGCGACGGGGTCGACCCAGCGTGCCGCTGCTGTCGCAGAAGCGCATCACCCGGGCCGCCGTCGAGCTCATCGGCGCTCGCGGGTACCCCGCCCTGACCATGGCCGCGCTCGCACGCGAGCTGCGCGTGGCGCCGTCGGCGCTCTACAACCACGTCGCCTCCAAGCGCGACCTGCTGCGCTGGCTCCAGGACCACGTCAACCGCGGGATCGACGCGTCGGCGTTCGACACCGAGCCGTGGGACGTCGCCCTCGAACGGTGGGCGCGGTCCTACCGCGACGCCTACGTGCGGCACGCCCCGCTCGTCCCCGTCATCGCGGTCACGCCCATCGCGGGGTCGCCGCACACGGTGGCCATGTACGAGGGTGTCGTGGCCGGGCTGTGCGCGGGGGGCTGGCCGGAGGCGGAGGCGGTCGACGTCGTGGTGGCGCTGGAGTCGTTCGTGCTCGGGTCGGCGATGGACGCGACCGCGCCGGCCGACATCTTCGACGTGCCGGACGACGCGGCGGCGCCCGCGCTGGCCCGGGCGGGCCTGCTCCGGGCGGGCCGGGACAACGCGGACGCGGCGTTCGAGGCGGGGCTCGCGGCGCTGGTCACGGGCTTCCGGGCGCGGCACCCCGGGGGTGCCGGGGGCTGACGGTGCCGCCGGGGTGTCGCGCGGGACCCCGGAGGTGTGTCAAAGTGACGGGCATTCATTTGCGTGGCCGTCCGGCCCCGCCGCACCGAAGGAGATGCCCGTGACCCCCGACGTCACCGTCCTGCAGAACTTCGTCGACGGCCGATTCGTCGACGCGTCCGGCGCCGGCCGCCTCGACGTCGTCGACCCCGCCACGGGACGCACCGTCGCGGTCTCCCCGGTCTCCGACGCCGCCGACGTGGACGCCGCCATGGCCGCCGCGTCCGCCGCGCTGCGCACCTGGCGCCGATCCACGCCGGGCGAGCGCCAGGCCGTCCTGCTCCGGCTCGCCGACGCCGTCGAGGCCGCGTCCGACGAGCTCGTCGAGGCGCAGCACCGCAACACCGGCCAGCCCCGCGCGCAGATCGCGCAGGAGGAGGTCGCCGCCGGCGCCGACGCCCTGCGGTTCTTCGCCGGCGCCGCCCGGACCCTCGAGGGCAAGGCCGCCACCGAGTACCTCGGCGGGCACACGTCCTACGTCCGCCGCGAGCCCGTCGGCGTCGTCGCCCAGGTCACCCCCTGGAACTACCCGCTGATGATGGCGTTCTGGAAGATCGGCCCCGCGCTCGCCGCCGGCAACACCGTCGTCCTCAAGCCGTCCGACACCACGCCCGAGTCCACCCTCGCGCTCGCCCGCGTCGCCGCCGGGATCGTGCCGGACGGCGTGCTCAACGTCGTCCTCGGCGACGCGAGCACCGGCGAGCTCATGACCACCCACCGCACCCCGGCGATGGTCGCCATCACCGGGTCCGTGCGTGCCGGCATGGCCGTCGCCGCGGGGGCCGCCGGCCAGGTCAAGCGCACCCACCTCGAGCTCGGCGGCAAGGCGCCCGCCGTCGTCTTCGCCGACGCCGACCTGGCGGCCACCGCGCAGGCCGTGGTCGAGTTCGGCACGTTCAACGCCGGCCAGGACTGCACCGCCGTCACCCGGGTGCTCGTGCAGCGCGAGGCCCACGACGAGCTCGTCGAGCACCTCGCCGCCGCCGCTCGCGCGCTGGTCACGGGCGACGACGAGGCCAAGAACTCCTACGGCCCGCTCAACAACGCCCGCCACCTCGCGGCGGTCGAGGAGAAGGTCGCGGGCCTGCCCGCGCACGCCACCGTCGTCACCGGCGGCCACCGGGTCGGCGACGAGGGCTACTACTACGCCCCGACGATCGTCACCGGTGTCCACCAGGACGACCGCGTCGTGCAGGAGGAGGTGTTCGGCCCGGTCCTGACCGTGCAGGCGTTCGACACCGAGGCCGAGGCGCTCGAGCTCGCCAACGACGTCGACTACGCGCTGGCCGCGAGCGTCTGGACGGCCGACCACGGCACCGCCATGCGGGTCTCGCGCGACCTCGACTTCGGCTGCGTGTGGGTCAACACCCACGTGCTCCTCACCGCCGAGATGCCGCACGGCGGCTTCAAGTACTCCGGCTACGGCAAGGACCTGTCGCTGTACTCGGTCGAGGAGTACACGCGCGTCAAGCACGTCATGCACGCGCTCGGCGACTGAGCCGGACGCCCCGGGGCGGGGCGACCACGACGCCCGCGTGCCCGGCCCTCAGCGGCCGAGCGCGCGGGCGTCGTGCGCCTGGAGGGCGACCCAGGCGTTGACGCGGGTCGCCGGGTCGTCGAGCGGGCGGCCGAGCGCCGCCTCGATCTCCGCGACGCGCTGACGCACCGTGTTGCGGTGCACGCCGAGCTCCTCGGCGACCTTCCCTCGCGACCCGTGGTGGCGCAGGAACGCGCGCAGCACCTCCAGCAGAGGCTCGCGGCCGCGCAGGGGGGCCAGCCAGGTCGCCGCGAACGCCGCCGCCGGCTCGTCGCCCACGAGGGCGAGCACCCCGTCGCCGACGAGGTCGTCCCAGCGGACCACCGGGACCGCCGACGTCGTCTGCGCGAGCGCGTGCGCCGCGGTGCGTGCCGAGCGCGGCGCCCGCGCGGCGTCGACCAGCTCGCCGACGCCTGCGGTCAGCCCGCGCGCCGCCAGGGCCGCCGCGCACCGTTGCGCCACGGGGTCCGCGGCGGCGAGCCGCAGCCCGTCGCTCGTGCGGGACACCAGCGCCTCCTCGCCCTCCAGGGCACCCGCCGCGTCCTCCAGCAGGGGCGTCGCGGCCGCGGGCGCGGTGCCCGCGGGCGCCGCCGCGGCGACCACGCGCAGCCGCCGGGGCACGGCGGCTTCCGCCGGGGCGTCGTCGGCCGCGCCGGCGAGCACGGCGGCCGTGCGGGCGTCGCCGGCGACGAGCAGCTCCAGGGCGCGGCCCCGGATCCGCGCGGTCTGCTCGCGGCGGTCGCGGCGGCGCTGCGCGTCGAGGCCCAGCAGGGCGACGGCGGTGGTGAGCGCGCCCCGGCGCGCCCCGTCCAGCGGCTCCGGCGTCCAGGCGGCCAGGTGCCCGTCCGGGCGGGTGCCGAGCCCCACCGGGAGCAGCACGCACGTCGCGTCCCCGACGGCGAGGGTGGCCGAGCCGCGGGCCCCGCGCTCGCGCAGCCTGGCGGCCTCGGCGACCAGGTCGAGCCCGGCCGGGGGAGGGGAGCCCACCGCGGTGGGTGCGTCGTCCCGCGGACCGACGACGGCGACGCCCCCGCCGAGGTGGCGCACCAGGGTGCGCAGCACGGCCTCGGGCCCGGGCCGCCGGGCGGCCGCCTCGGTGAGCTCGCGCTGCGCCTTGGCGGCCCGGCGCGCCTCGGCGCGCTCGCCCTCCTGGAGCATCGACGCCGTCAGCCGGCTGATCGCCACGAACGGCGTGCGCCGGGGCACCTCCACGAGGTTCAGCGACCGGGCGCGGCACGCGCGGGCCAGGGCGGCGGGCACCTCGGCGTGCGTGAGGCCCGTGCCCAGGCCGACCGCGGCGACGCCCGCTGCGGCCAGCCGGGCGACGTACGTCTCCCAGCGGACGTCGTCCGGCCCCCACCCGTCGGTGCCCAGCCCCGTGGTGAGCAGCAGCTCGCCGCCCTCGAGGAACGGGCTGGGATCGGCGAGCTCGGACGTCGCGACCCAGCGCACCGGCTCGTC
This Isoptericola jiangsuensis DNA region includes the following protein-coding sequences:
- a CDS encoding universal stress protein, with protein sequence MTARLVVAYGGDSRSQDALTLTADVARSVGAEIDVVLVVRTDDPFGAPYPPVGDVGPLTEERARDWLAEARDVVGDDVVVRTHLRRDRSIAQGVIDAAVELDASLVVVGTASGGPASAFTVGPVATHLLHASPVPVLLTPPRYRSAGTLRAVYCAVGTRPGAQLVVDEAVRTALRAEVPLHLVSLVDVDEHHGAGAEARRRAEDLVRRTAEAVTADPRTTPDTVVTIEIGQGRSMRHAIDSVAWEPGSLLLVGSSRLATGRRTFLGTTAARMLRHLPVPMLVVPRPAEAATAATAAGGAA
- a CDS encoding flavin monoamine oxidase family protein; this translates as MDTHATREHTPLELERDVVVVGAGPAGLMAARRLARAGRSVAVLEARDRVGGRTWSDTVDGAWLEIGGQWVSPDQTELLGLLDELGKETYPRYRDGESVYVGADGTRTRYTGDRFPVGETTAAEMERLIEILDGLVAEIGVREPWAHPLARELDTISFHHWLRSQSDDAEACDNIGLFIAGGMLTKPAHAFSALQAVLMAASAGSFSHLVDEDFILDRRVVGGMQSVSLAMAAELGDDVHLSTPVRTVRRDDEGVTVVSDRVVVRARRVVMAVPPNLYSRVSFEPPLPRRQHQLHQHLSLGLVIKVHAVYPTPFWREDGLSGTCFGAGRLVQEVYDNTNHGDTRGTLVGFVSDEKADAMFRLSADERRAAILAGIAEYLGDAALEPEVYFESDWGSEEWTRGAYAASFDLGGLHRYGADQAAPVGPIHWACSDLAAEGYQHVDGALRSGRAVAETLLAELGEPAAARAA
- a CDS encoding TetR/AcrR family transcriptional regulator, translating into MTNDEVPTQVATDSAPRPRARRRGRPSVPLLSQKRITRAAVELIGARGYPALTMAALARELRVAPSALYNHVASKRDLLRWLQDHVNRGIDASAFDTEPWDVALERWARSYRDAYVRHAPLVPVIAVTPIAGSPHTVAMYEGVVAGLCAGGWPEAEAVDVVVALESFVLGSAMDATAPADIFDVPDDAAAPALARAGLLRAGRDNADAAFEAGLAALVTGFRARHPGGAGG
- a CDS encoding aminobutyraldehyde dehydrogenase, with the translated sequence MTPDVTVLQNFVDGRFVDASGAGRLDVVDPATGRTVAVSPVSDAADVDAAMAAASAALRTWRRSTPGERQAVLLRLADAVEAASDELVEAQHRNTGQPRAQIAQEEVAAGADALRFFAGAARTLEGKAATEYLGGHTSYVRREPVGVVAQVTPWNYPLMMAFWKIGPALAAGNTVVLKPSDTTPESTLALARVAAGIVPDGVLNVVLGDASTGELMTTHRTPAMVAITGSVRAGMAVAAGAAGQVKRTHLELGGKAPAVVFADADLAATAQAVVEFGTFNAGQDCTAVTRVLVQREAHDELVEHLAAAARALVTGDDEAKNSYGPLNNARHLAAVEEKVAGLPAHATVVTGGHRVGDEGYYYAPTIVTGVHQDDRVVQEEVFGPVLTVQAFDTEAEALELANDVDYALAASVWTADHGTAMRVSRDLDFGCVWVNTHVLLTAEMPHGGFKYSGYGKDLSLYSVEEYTRVKHVMHALGD
- a CDS encoding PucR family transcriptional regulator, whose protein sequence is MVTVRDVIGSTELALRGVHVPRPDEPVRWVATSELADPSPFLEGGELLLTTGLGTDGWGPDDVRWETYVARLAAAGVAAVGLGTGLTHAEVPAALARACRARSLNLVEVPRRTPFVAISRLTASMLQEGERAEARRAAKAQRELTEAAARRPGPEAVLRTLVRHLGGGVAVVGPRDDAPTAVGSPPPAGLDLVAEAARLRERGARGSATLAVGDATCVLLPVGLGTRPDGHLAAWTPEPLDGARRGALTTAVALLGLDAQRRRDRREQTARIRGRALELLVAGDARTAAVLAGAADDAPAEAAVPRRLRVVAAAAPAGTAPAAATPLLEDAAGALEGEEALVSRTSDGLRLAAADPVAQRCAAALAARGLTAGVGELVDAARAPRSARTAAHALAQTTSAVPVVRWDDLVGDGVLALVGDEPAAAFAATWLAPLRGREPLLEVLRAFLRHHGSRGKVAEELGVHRNTVRQRVAEIEAALGRPLDDPATRVNAWVALQAHDARALGR